The segment GATTTGACGTTCCGAAGTGTCGCCAGGTTTTTAAAGAAGCGGAGTGGGAGGTGCACGAGGGGCCGTCTCGATATTTCTGCTGATAATCAGAAGTGGTGAATATTAAAGCAAGGAGAAAGGGTTGTAATGAGGGAGATTAAAAAGGTGGCGTGCAACCTGTGCCACAAGAGCTGTGGGATGCTGGCCTGCCTCGAGAACGGCGTAATCATAAAAATTGCGGAGGATCCCGGTTATCCCTTTAATATTGGAGCACAATGCTCGAAAGGGGCTTCAGCGCTGGAAGATTTAAATCACCCGAACCGTATTAACTACCCGCTGAAAAGAGTCGGAGAAAGAGGCTCGGGCCGGTTTGCAAGGGTGAGCTGGGAAGAAGCGCTGGATGACATCGCCGGGCGCCTGGTCCAGCTCAAAAAAGAGTACGGCGCCGAGGCCATATCCTCCATAAACGGCGCCAACCGTGCCGACGATCTGGCGCGCAGGCGCTTCTTCAACCTGCTGGGAAGCCCCAATGTTTGTCATACGGTTCCGGTTTGCTGGATCCCCAATTTTCTGGTAGAGGCATCATCCTATGGCTGGGCCGCCTTTGACAGTAACGTCACGGGCGGGGCCAGATGTATAGTAATCTGGGGTTTTAATCCCGGAGCTTCTTATGTTACCGAAATGAAAAAGATCCTCCAGGCCAGAGAAACCTTCGGCACCAAAATCATCGTCATCGACCCCCGCTTCAGCGAAACAGCCGCAAAAGCCGATCTCTGGCTGCCCATCAGGCCGAACAGCGACAACGCCCTGGCCCTGGCCTGGCTCAACGTCATCATCAACGAAGGGCTGTACGACATGGAATTCGTAAGCGAGTGGACCGTAGGCTTTGGAGAGCTGGCCGAGCGGGTGCAGGAATACACCCCCGAATGGGCAGCAGAGAAGACCGGGATTTCAGCCGAACTGATAATAGAAGCCGCCAGGATGTACGCAACCTCCAAGCCAGCCTGCATCATGTGGGGAGTAGCCACCGATCAGCTGGGGAGAGGGAGCACCGCAGGAGCCCAGGCGAGAGTAGCCCTGAGGGCGATCTGCGGCAACCTCGACGTGCCCGGAGGGGACGTCATGCCCGGACCCCACCCCACCTTCATCACAGACTGGGAAATGGAACTCAACGAAAAGCTGCCAGAGGAGCAGAGAGCCAAGCAGCTGGGGTCCGACCGGTTCAAGCTCAACAGCTGGCCGGGGTATCAGTTGATAACCGAGAACCTGGTGCGGGTCTGGGGGAAGAGCATACCGGCCGAATGGTTCTGCGAAGCCAACCCGCCGGTATTATTCCGGGCGATGGCCACCGGAAAACCCTACCCCGTCAAAGCAGCGATAGTGCTGGCCGACAACCCCCTGGTATCCTACGCCAACACCAAGCTGGTCTATCAAGCCTTGAAAAACCTCGACCTCCTCGTAGTCATGGAATACTGGATGACACCCACAGCAGTACTTGCGGACTACGTGTTGCCGGCAGCATCCTGGCTGGAAAGGCCAGTACTGACCACAACATACGGCGTTTCCGACTGGCTGGTAGCCTCGGAGAGGGCAATCAAGCCCCTGTACGAACGCAAAACCGACTATGAATTCTGGAGAGAACTCGGCATCAGGCTCGGGCAGGAAGAATACTGGCCCTGGGAAACCGACGAAGAAGTCTTCAAATACCGTCTTGAGAAGCTCGGTTACGAAATAGAGAGCTACGAAGAATTCGTTCAAAAATACCGCTACGACTTTGCGCCCAGGGAATACAGGAAATACCTGACCCGGGGATTTGCGACACCATCCGGGAAGGTGGAGCTGAAAAACTCCACACTGGAGAGGCTGGGTTACGACCCCCTGCCGCATTATGTGGAGCCGCCGTTCAGCCCTGAATCGAACCCAGAGCTGGCGAGACATTATCCTTTGGCCCTGATAACCAGCGGGAGTTTTCGTGGGGAAGGACGGGGTAAAATGAAAGGTAGGGCAATGCGTTCGGAACCGCGGGTTGCAATTAATCCTCGGTTGGCAGAGGAACTCGGCATCCAAGATGATGATTGGGTCTGGATCGAAACACCGGCCGGAAAAGTCAGGCAGAGAGCAGTGATCACCGATGCGGTGGCGCCAGGCGTTATTCAGGCAGAAAAAAGCCGCTGGCCTGTGGGGAGAGAAGGCAAAACTCCTGATCTTGCAGAAATCTTTGAGTTTAATATCAACGTCTGCCTTGACGACGACCCTGACACCTGCGACGAGGCCTGCGGAAGCTGGTGCACCCGCGGTGTTTTATGCCGGATAGCGAAGGTGGATGCTTCGTGATTTGTACGGCAGGATTGCTTCTTGTTGCACCGATTTAACATAAGAGGCCGGAGGTCTGTTTCTTGCCCCCGGTTTTCTTTTTGCGAGCCTCAAAGGAAGTTGGGGAATGCTGCCAGGGATCCAGGGCCTGGGAACAACGTATTTTTTCAATAAGAGAAAACCGTTTCATTTTGAAACCAGGACTTTTAAAAAACTTATAGTTCCAACAGGTAACTCTTTTTTGCTCATTTTTAGGCACTTTCCGGGTCCGGCGGGCCGTCCATGATTCCCCATAATGAGATTTCCTTTTTTGTTAATCTTGGAAGTGGTGGCAGGGGAATAGCCTTTGCCCAGTAGTTCTCTGGTGGACCTCTTCACTTTCCGGATGCTGATTCCCCCAGTGAAAAACTCGATGATCTGTCTGTCGAAGATCCCTTACACCTGGAGCGAGGAAAAACCTTTGATTCGAATTTGCCGTTGCGCATCTCCCACCATGTCTTTGATGGAGCCGAAACGGGTGAGGAGATCCCGCTCGGGATACCGTTGCGCTTGTTATCCCTTTTGCCGTCCTCCTCTCTGGTGCTGTTCAACCAGGAAAGCTGTCAACTTCTGCTTGACTGCTGTTCCAGGACATGATTTGATATAGCACCTGATTATAGAAGGCAGAGGGTATGCCCTTATGCTACCAGATAAAATTGGCCAACAATTCTTAACTGGAATCTCAAAACGAGACTGGTCAAAGGGGTATACTTCAGGTGCATGTCCTGGTTTTATGCGAGTTTTCGGCTTGCATCTACCTGGTATATTTTTTGCAAGTTAGAGTCAATAAGCTGCAAAAAACGAGTTAATGCTATCGTTTGTTTTTAAGTCGGAGGAGGGAACCAGGTGCAAAGTGCAATTGTTGTTTTCACAAAAGTACCAAAAACAGGAGATGTCAAAACAAGACTTACAACCGAGGGCGGAGGCATCTTGACACCGGAAGAAGCAAAACGGTTTTACGAAGCCTGTTTGCTTGATGTTATAGACGCCTGCATTGCCTCGGCATGCGGGGATTTCTATATATGCTACAACGCAAAGGGTGACCGCGATCATCTGGAAGAATTGCTCGGCTCCGTTTCTGACCGGCGGGCGATCAAAGGTGTTTATGCCGATCAGGGCGGTACTTTTGACCAGTGCATGCAGTATGCGGCCGATTATATATTGAAAGATGGATGCGGCGGCAGACTGGCCGACAGTGTGCTCATTGTCGGCGGAGACCTGCCGTCATTGCAGCCTGCGACGATAAGAGAAGCAGTTAATAAACTGGAGAGACTGGCGTCAAGCGAATCCGGCCAAAAGGCCGCGAAGAAGCTCGGGGGGAACGGTGCCCCCATAGGTGCAGCCATAGTGGAGGGCGCCTGCCAGGAGGGCGGTTTTTCTCTTGTGGGTTACACCTGCACCACGCCCCTTGAATTCGACGGGGTGTTTTACAACAGGGATGGCGTTACCGCCCTGGATGCACTGGTTTATAAAGCATCCGAGCGCAACATCCCCTTCGGCCTTGTCGAAATGATACCTGATGTGGATATCCCGGCTGACCTGGCCAGCCTGATATCAGCGCTAAACGCCCTGAAACTTGCGGCAAGATACGATACTGCGGTCTTCCTGCCAAAAAGGACAATCAAAGCGGTTGAGGAGATGGGGCTTGTGGCTTCAGCAGCGCCGTCACAGCGTTAGACTGATTATAGCCTGATAAGGAGCGGTAATATATGGGAAAAGAACCGCATAGCCAGCTAGCTATGTTGGCGCAAGAATGCCAGGATTGCGGCTTATGCTTGGGCGCATGTGATTTGCTGGCTGAAGCAGCAGGAACGCCGGGCGAGCTGGCGCAAGGCGGGGTAGGGGCCTATGAAGCTTATAGCTGCTTCTTGTGTGACAGGTGTGCAGCGGCTTGTCCACTCGGCCTGAAGCCCTCAGCTATCTTCGCTGCCAGGCGAATTGTTGCGGTTGAAAAAGGAGAAATAGACCCCGACGAGTATAGCTATCTTTTTCCCGACCGGGAAGAAAGCATCATGCGCCTGTACCGGCGTTACTACAATATTGATTACAGTGATATCGCGGCAGGTAAAGGCACCGAAACGTGTTTCTTCCCCGGCTGTACCCTGATGACGTATTCCCCGGTGTTGACCAGGGAGGTTTACCGGAGGCTTAGAGCCGGATGCGGATGCCGGGGAATACTTACGGATTGCTGCGGAAAACCTCTGAGCCAGATGGGACTAAGGCAGAGGGCTGAACAGGCAGCCCGTAGTCTGATGAACAAGATGGCGCATATAGGCGTCAAGAGAGTTATAGTAGCCTGCCCCGGATGTTATTATCACCTGCGCCATTTGCTGGAGCAGGAGGGAATAGAAGTTCTGACCGTTTATGAGGTTCTGGATTTTCAAAGACAGATGCCGGAGAATGCGCCCTTGTGTACGGTGCACGACTCATGCCCCGACAGGTTTGAGGGAATTTTTGCTGCCCAGGTGCGTGAGGCGCTCCGAAAAGACGGGTACGAACTGGTAGAAATGCCTTTCAGCGGGAGGGATGCTCCATGCTGCGGGAGCGGCGGGCAGGTCTCCCATTTCAGGCCGGAGCTGGCGGAAAAACTGGTAGAGAAGAGGCTGAGTGAGGCAGAAAAGTCTGGCGCAGAAATTCTCATTGCTTATTGTCTCAGCTGCGTGCTTAATTTTGCCGGTAAGCCCTCCGGCATAAAGGCAAGGCATGCATTGAACCTCCTGTTAGGACATGAAGAAGACTACTCTGATGTTAAGGCACGGGCCCTGCAGATATTTACAGAACCAGAACCAACCGAATAAGGTGACCGGCAAACCAGGGTGGAGCAGAATGGAAAAGGAGTTCGCATAAATGGATAATGAGCAACTGGCAAAATCGTTGCAACAAATACTGGGTCTGCGGTGGTCGCCGGTGGCCTTGCGACTGATGAGGCCAGGGGAGGGAATACCGGAAGGATTGATGGAGCCTCCGATGCCGCTCCGGCATTGCCAGTCAATTATTGTGGCCCGGCGGGGAAACTGCCTGTATCTGCCGCCCCGCAAGCACGCATGCCCTGATGGAGCAGGTGTGCTGGGGCTTGTGGAAATGTCACCAAAGTTGAGATCAGGAGAACTGTACCTGCTCTTCAAAAAGCTGCCGAATCTTGAGTGCGCCAGAACCATGATTGCCGGCAGGCCGGAATTTGCCCCCGGAACCTATGCTGCAACGGTGCTGGCACCGCTGGAAAAAGCAACGTTTGTACCTGACGTGGTTATATTTACGCTCTGGCCGGAACAGGCGATGTGGCTTTGCTGTGCCCAGACTTATACGTCTGGAAAAAGGCAGGTGTTCAATACCTCCGGGTACAACTCCACCTGTGCCGATCTGACAGTCAAAGTTATGCAGACCGGGGAAATGAACATTTCCTTCGGCTGTTATGGGGCCCGCGCTTCAAGTGAGATAGATGACTTTGAGCTTTATATCTCTATACCCTATGGGCAGCTTCAATTGCTGGTTAAGGCACTTCAACAGTTGTCATTAAAGAGCATACCTGAGGAAAGAAAAAAGATCTATATGCACCCGGTTATGGATAATATCCGGAAACCCAGTGAAAAAGTAAACGGCAGAGTCGAATTGCAGGTGAACCAGGAGCAGTGCAATGGATGCGGTTTGTGCGAGGCTTTCTGCCCCGTTGCGGTTTTCGAAATGTTCGAAGCAAAAGGTGCAAGAAAGGCGCGTCCTGTTTTGGTTGATAAATGCAGTGCCTGTTATACCTGCGTCGGGCAGTGCCCCCAAAAGGCTATCCAGCTGAGAATCAGGATTTGAAAAAGATGAAGCGGACAAGCAGTAGCATGGTGGGGGGGATGATCTGTAGCAGTCAAGGAGAGATTTGATGAAAAGGAACGTCGCTGGTTGTAATTGTAGAGAAGCAGGGGCTGCAGAATGTGAATGCGCGGGTAGCTTGCTTTAAGAACAATTATCGAAGTTAAACAGAGAGGGGACTGGTAATGATCCAGATAAAAAAGGTCGCGTGTCACTTTTGTCATATGAACTGCGGGATGCTGGCCTATGTCGAGGACGGGGTGGTGATTAAAGTAATCGGGGATCCAGAGCATCCCTTTAACCAGGGGGCCCAATGCTCGCGAGGGGTCTCGGCGCTTGATCACTTGTATCACCCGAATCGCATTAACTACCCGCTGAAAAGAGTCGGAGAAAGAGGCTCGGGCCGGTTTGCAAGGGTGAGCTGGGAAGAAGCGCTGGATGATATTGCTGAGAGGCTTAAGCAGTTAATATCACAGTACGGCGCCGAGACCGTTTCAACTATCGGTGGCACCAATAGGACCGATGATTTTGCACGCAGGCGCTTTTTTAACCTGCTGGGGAGCCCCAACGTTGCTCATACGGCGCCGGTTTGCTGGATACCCAATTTTTTAGCAGAGACCTCTTCATATGGATGGGGCTCCTTCGATGCCGAAGTAATGAACGGAGCCAGATGCGTGGTGGTATGGGGCCATAATCCCGGGGCCTCGTACCTGCCGGAGATGCGGGGCCTGCTCCAGGCCAGAGAAACCTTCGGCACCAAAATCATCGTCATCGACCCCCGCTTCAGCGAAACAGCCGCAAAAGCCGATCTCTGGCTGCCCATCAGGCCGAACAGCGACAACGCCCTGGCCCTGGCCTGGCTCAACGTCATCATCAACGAAGGGCTGTACGACATGGAATTCGTAAGCGAGTGGACCGTAGGCTTTGGAGAGCTGGCCGAGCGGGTGCAGGAATACACCCCCGAATGGGCAGCAGAGAAGACCGGGATTTCAGCCGAACTGATAATAGAAGCCGCCAGGATGTACGCAACCTCCAAGCCAGCCTGCATCATGTGGGGAGTAGCCACCGATCAGCTGGGGAGAGGGAGCACCGCAGGAGCCCAGGCGAGAGTAGCCCTGAGGGCGATCTGCGGCAACCTCGACGTGCCCGGAGGGGACGTCATGCCCGGACCCCACCCCACCTTCATCACAGACTGGGAAATGGAACTCAACGAAAAGCTGCCAGAGGAGCAGAGAGCCAAGCAGCTGGGGTCCGACCGGTTCAAGCTCAACAGCTGGCCGGGGTATCAGTTGATAACCGAGAACCTGGTGCGGGTCTGGGGGAAGAGCATACCGGCCGAATGGTTCTGCGAAGCCAACCCGCCGGTATTATTCCGGGCGATGGCCACCGGAAAACCCTACCCCGTCAAAGCAGCGATAGTGCTGGCCGACAACCCCCTGGTATCCTACGCCAACACCAAGCTGGTCTATCAAGCCTTGAAAAACCTCGACCTCCTCGTAGTCATGGAATACTGGATGACACCCACAGCAGTACTTGCGGACTACGTGTTGCCGGCAGCATCCTGGCTGGAAAGGCCAGTACTGACCACAACATACGGCGTTTCCGACTGGCTGGTAGCCTCGGAGAGGGCAATCAAGCCCCTGTACGAACGCAAAACCGACTATGAATTCTGGAGAGAACTCGGCATCAGGCTCGGGCAGGAAGAATACTGGCCCTGGGAAACCGACGAAGAAGTCTTCAAATACCGTCTTGAGAAGCTCGGTTACGAAATAGAGAGCTACGAAGAATTCGTTCAAAAATACCGCTACGACTTTGCGCCCAGGGAATACAGGAAATACCTGACCCGGGGATTTGCGACACCATCCGGGAAGGTGGAGCTGAAAAACTCCACACTGGAGAGGCTGGGTTACGACCCCCTGCCGCATTATGTGGAGCCGCCGTTCAGCCCTGAAGCCAGGCCGGAACTGGCTGAGGAGTATCCGCTTACCCTGATTGCCGGCGGAGGGTTCAATCCCTTTTTCCATTCGGAACACCGTGAAATAACCAGGTTAAGGCTCGTAAGCCCCTATCCCAGGGTTGCCATTAATCCACGCCTGGCGGAGCAGTACGGAATCAAAGACGGCGACTGGATCTGGATCGAAACACCGACCGGTAAAGTTAAACAGAGGGCGGTTTTAACTGCGGCGGTAGCGCCGGACACCATTCAGGCGGAAAGAGGCTGGTGGTATCCTGAGAAAGAAATCGAAGAACCGGTACTCATGGGAGTTTTTGAATCCAATATCAACGTCTGCCTTGACGATGACCCTGACACCTGCGACGAGGCCTGCGGAAGCTGGTGCACGCGCGGCGTCAGATGTCGGATTTCTAAGGTGGGGGAGGGCAGCTAATGCGCTGGGGAATGTTAATAGATCTAAAAAAATGTATCGGTTGTCACGCATGCACTGTGGCCTGCCAGCAAGAGCACAATCTACCGTTTGGGGAGAGGTGGAACAGGGTGCTACGGGTGGGGCCCGTGGGGGAATATCCTAACTTAACTTCTTATTTCTTGCCTGTTCCCTGCATGCACTGTGAAGATGCTCCTTGTGTTGACGGATGCCCCACCGGAGCCAGCCGCAAACGGGCAGACGGGATCGTGGTTGTTGACGAGCTGAAATGCGTCGGCTGTAAGTTCTGCATGGTTGCCTGCCCTTATGGAGTGCGGCATTACAACGAAGAAAAAGGTATTGTAGAAAAATGCATCATGTGTTTCGACAGGCTTGATGAGGGAAAGGCTCCAAGGTGTGTAGAGACCTGCCAGTTGAAAGCTCGCTATATCGGAGACCTTGACGACCCTAACAGTGAGATTGTGCAGCTGATACGCAAGAAGAGTGCGAGGCCCCTGCATGAGGAATTGGGGACGAGACCGGCGGTTTATTATATCTTTCCATAGAGAGGTGACAGTTATGGAGACAAAACAGGAATACTGGGGATCTCTTGCTGCAGGATATTTTTTCCTGGCTGCGCTGGGAGCCATGATGTTTGTTATCGCAGCTGTTCTCGACCTGGCCGGGGTTGCTCTGGCCGGCCAAATAAACGGCTGGGTGAGCCTTGTTGCGCTAATTGTAACGGGGATTGGTGCTTTGTTATTGACTGTAGAGCTTGGTGATAAGACGAAGTTCTACCTGGTGATGACTAAGCCTTCGTCTATCATGAGTTTGGGCGCAATGATGATGAGTGCGTTCATGGTCATTGCTCTTGTGTATACAACTACTTTCTTTAGTTTTGTTCCCTGGTATCCGGCTTACGGGTTGCGGGAAGTCCTGGCGGTGCTGGGGATCATTGCAGCGGTAGGGCTGGTGGCCTACCCCGGACTGGAGCTAGGGGAGGCCAGAGGACGGGCGTTCTGGAACGGAAGTGGCCTGGTGCCGTTGTTTCTGGTAAATGGCGCCTCAAGCGGCATTGCCGGCGTGATTCTCATGTCGGTTATACTCGGGGAGGCGCAAAGTCCGGCCATCCTGAAACTTAACGGCGGCATCTGGTTCGGCTTTATAGTCGCTCAGGTGATCTTGTTGACGGGATACCTGTTGGGTATCAAAAACACGGGTGTCGAAGAAGCAAGAAGGGCGGTCGCCGGCATTTTACAGGGTGACTTGAGGGTGAAATTCTGGTGGGGTGTCGTTGTGGCAGGGGCATTGATGCCGTTGATCATGTATCTCTTCGGCAACAGCCCGGCCCTGTTAGCGGCCAAAGCCATCCTGGTCCTCATCGGTTGCGCCTGTTTCAGGTGCGTGTTCTTACAGGCTGCGGTAAGAAGGAGCCTCCCGGGTGAAGAAAGCGAGTGGATGAGCGCGCAGGAAGAAGCCAAACTGGGGCTTCAACTTGAAAAGCGATGGAAGGAAAAGGAAGCATGGCTTTATGGGGGAAAATAGGGGGGCGAATTTTTGGAGTACATTATTTCATTCGCCAGAAAAGCAGATGAAGAGGGTGTTCGGAGGCTCCTGTCCGAACACAAAATGGGAATGCTCGGAGAGGTCGAGGATTATGTGGTTTTAAAGTCGGCAGGGGAGGTCTGTGCGGTAGGAAGATTGGTACAAACGGGAAAGGACTACTTTCACCTTGAAGTTTTTGGAGTAAAAAATGGACTGCGCCGGAAGGGGGTAGGCGGTTTGTTGCTGTCCAAGATTATCAGCAGTCCCGGGGAGTATTGCCGCTGTGCAAGCATTGTGCCGGGAGCTTATAAAGTTACCACGGTGGCGAGAGGAGAGGCTGCAAGTTTTTACATAAAGCACGGGTTCAGACCCTGCAGCTTCTCAAACCTTGCTTCTCCGTATGATGTACAGTGCGATGACTGCCCGGACCGCGGAACCTGCAGGCCGCTGCCGATGATGTTCGAGGGGTGTTAGACAAAAGTGTCGGTCAGGCTACAGTTTAGAATACTAGGCTCGGGAGCGGGCACAGGTGTACCCTCCTTTTTCTGCAGCTGCCCAGGGTGCCTGGAAGCAAGAAGTAAAAAAGAGTATGCACGCACCCGCAGCTGTGCCGTGGTGGAGACTGGTGCGGGGACGGTATTGGTGGATGCCTCACCCGATCTCAGGAGTCAGCTTGTGAGGGAAATGATAACCAGTGTCGACTGTGTTTTTCTTACCCACTGGCATTACGATCACTATTCCGGCCTTGGCGAGCTCGAGTATTATGTAAAGCTCGAGCGGAAAGAAAAGCTTCCCCTCTACCTGCCACCGAGTGCTGTGATGCAGTTTGAAACCGTTTTTCCCAACCTGGCAGATGTGTTTCATTCAGCTCCCTGGCAGTTTTTCCAGCGTTATGGATTCGGCGGGATATATATAACCCCTCTGCCGGCCAACCATAGCGTGGAAACGGCAGGATTTCTGATCGAATCAAGCAGCAGCAAAATCGCCTACTTCCCCGATACTGCCGGTCTGCCGGAAGCAACGGCCAGAAAAGTTCGCGGTGTCGACTTTCTTGTGTGCGATGCCACATTTTACGGCGAAAACTGGTTTCCGGAGGCCCACATGTCGGTAAAAGAGGCGATCCAGCTTGGAAGACAGGTGGAAGCAAAAAGAACCGTGCTCACACACCTTTCCATACATTACAGCCGGCCGGTAACCAGCGAAGAGCTTGAGAAAGAAGCGGCCAGGCATCAGGGTGTTGTAGTAGCTCGCGATGGAATGAGCCTGAATCTGAGAGAATGCCTTCTTTTACACACCGGCCTGCTCTCTTGAGGATTTGGAGGTGTTGCATTATAAAAAAATCACTTGGTGCGCGGGCGCTCGCTTATCCCACTCCTGTATGGGTTATTGGGACGTACGATAGTAAAGGCAGGGCGAACATGGCAACGGCAGCCTGGGTGGGCATATGTGCTTCTAATCCGCCTGCTGTTTTCGTTTCCTTCAGGAGAGATAGATATACCTGTGCCAACATAATGGAAAAGAAAGCTTTTACCGTTAATATCCCCTCAGAAAATTACATAGAGGAAACAGATTATTTTGGGATTAAAACCGGGAGAAAACATGATAAGTTGGCAGGAGTAGGGCTTATACCTGTAAAGAGTGATATGGTGGATGCCCCTTATATAAAGGAATTTCCCTGCGTTATCGAATGTAGGCTGCTTAATTACGTTGAAATTGGATCGCACACTGCATTTATCGGTGAGATTCTGGATGTAAAAATAGAGGAGGCAATGCTTGGAAACGGTGATATTCCGGATATAGAGAGATTAAAACCGCTGCTCTTAATGCCGTGTAGCACTTCTTATTACGGTATTGGGAAATATCTTGGAAAAGTCTACTCAATCG is part of the Bacillota bacterium genome and harbors:
- a CDS encoding flavin reductase family protein; this encodes MKKSLGARALAYPTPVWVIGTYDSKGRANMATAAWVGICASNPPAVFVSFRRDRYTCANIMEKKAFTVNIPSENYIEETDYFGIKTGRKHDKLAGVGLIPVKSDMVDAPYIKEFPCVIECRLLNYVEIGSHTAFIGEILDVKIEEAMLGNGDIPDIERLKPLLLMPCSTSYYGIGKYLGKVYSIGESI